In Sphingobacterium sp. R2, the genomic stretch TTGGTTCACCAGCTGTTTATACTGATATATACAAAGCCATCAATATATATAATGTAGGATGGATGAGAGCCTTTACGCCTCCTGTAATTAAACAGAATGGCATAGATTATTATCCACACGGATTACTTCCAAAAGGATTACAAAAAGGAGATAAAATTACTTTTATTGCGCCTTCATATTATTCGTTTGATCAAAATGAATATACCAAAGGAAGTGAGAAGGTGACAGTACCTAAGAATACACCAGTTGTGTATACAATCGAATTGTTAAGTATTGGAGCTGCTACCTCCAACTAAACAAATAAGCCGTACAAAAAAAAGCCATTTTCTTAATGAGAATGGCTTTTTTTAGCAGATCTTAATACACAAATGTAAATTACTGTATCAATTTGTTAATTATTTAGGGGTAAATATACAAAAAGAAAAAAATCATATACATTTGCTAGGCCAATTTTACAATGAAATGGCTACTTAATGAAAAACAAACAAATAATACCATGAAAAAATTGTTATCACCATTATTTTTAGGAATTACAGCGATCGCTTTCCTTGTTATTAGCTGTTCCAAAAGTGATGATGCGCCGATTTACGATGCAGCTGCACAATTTAAAACAGACTCCGTCGCACTTAAAAATTATGTTAGCCAAAAGTATCCCGATGCCCAATACAATAGCGAGACAGGCATTTGGTATGAAATTTTAGCTGAAGGCACAGGAAATTATCAATATAAAATTGTTGACACCTTAAATGCTAAAGTCTTTAAAGTTAATCCAACTGTAAAGTATACTGGTCGCTTATTAAATGGCAGTATTTTCGACCAAACTGGAACCGATAAAACGGCTAGCTTTGAGCTCCTCACCAATACCGGTTATAATTATCCTTTCGAGAGCACGCTTATACCAGCTTGGACATTCGCATTTGCTCCTAAAAAAATAGGTGATGTAGATCTCGGTGGACTGACAGCGAAAGGGCTTCAAAAAGGTGCTAAAATTCATATCATGGCGCCTTCTAAATTCTGTTATGGAAATCGCGCGATAGGACCAATTCCTGCAAACTCACCCTTGGACTTCGTGATTGAAGTGGTAGACATAAAATAGAAATATTTTAACTAGATAAGTTCTATTCTATACAATGGTGTTAGGATTCAAAATCCAAGCACCATTGCTATTTATTATTAAATCCATCAACCCGTGTTCGGAAAAAAGCCTGATTTACCTTACAACACCTCGAACGTAAATCACTATACCTATTGACCTTCTAATATCCAATAGCTTTTAAAAAATTCCTGCATTTAAGAAGTCGATTCGGCTATCAATCAGCCCCCAATTAATCGGATCTGAAAAACTTCAGCCTGAAAGCAGCGTGAAGTTAAATGTGTCGGTATGCATTCTAACTAGATTCATAGCTACCTATCCAAAGACAATATGTAAGCTACATCTTCGTCATCGAAGTAATTTCCTACAAACTTTCGATATGCTACCTTGATTAATTCTAGTACTTCCGAATAAAAAATAACAAATGGATCACTCTTATACATGAACAAATCTAGCTGGGATGGAAATGAATTGGGGCAAAACCGAATATGAAATATTTATAATAAAAAAGCTCGAAGTGGGGAACTCCGAGCTTTACCTAACCAATTATTAACCTAAATTATGAAAAGTTCTTTATATATTATTTTTAATATCTTTCGTTTCTTTTGATATATCAAAGGTACTATACATCTGCTTTCATGTCAAGAAATTTAACAGCATTTAACGTTGTTAAAATTATGTTAAAACAATTTAGCATATCTCATACTGTTAAAACTATTCATTCGCGCCCCCCCGATTTGCATACAGGCTGTTGCTGCCTTAAAGAAGCGGCCCCATTCGATTCAATTGCCCTAGCTTATTTCTATGTATACCTTACAAATACCCCTATATATTGCCACATCGGTAACATACAGGTTGCAAACATCGATTTCTCTTGGTTAACTTTTCTTTATTCGAATAAGAGGAAGCTTAGTATCAAAAAAAAGAAATAAATTTGTGAGAAGATCCTCCATAAGCAGGTATCTTATTTTTAGACGATCAATAGCATATGAAAATAGCTTTAGCACAGTTAAATTACCATATCGGTAATTTTGAAGCAAATACTAAAAAAATAGTTAGCGCCATCCATCAGGCCAAAGAAGCAGCTGCCGATCTTATTATCTTCGCCGAACTCGCAATTGGCGGATATCCCGCCAAGGACCTGTTAAGAAATAAGGCATTCAAACAGCAATGTGATGAAGCTATTCATCAAATCGCCGCACATTGCCAGGATATTGCCTGTATCATTGGAGCACCCGTCAAAAACGGTGATCCTGAGGGCAAAGAACTCTACAATTCTGCTGTATTTATCGAGCATGGAATCGTAAAGGATGTTATTAAAAAAGGTCTTTTGCCTGATTATGACGTATTTGATGAATATCGCTATTTCGAACCTAATAGAGTTTATAACTGCATCGAACTGAGCGGCGTAAAGATTGCCCTAACAATTTGCGAAGATCTTTGGGACGATGACGAGGGTGGCAATTCGTACGTTGGCGATCCCATGGCAGAACTGAGAAAAGAAAATCCAGACCTACTCATCAACATTGCGGCCTCTCCCTTTTCCTACACGCATTTTGAGGAACGCGTTAACGTTCTTAGTCAGCAGGTCAAAAAGTCGGGCAGACCGCTGATTTATGTTAATCAAATTGGTGCTCATATGGATATTATCTTTGATGGACGCTCCATTGCATTGAATAATGAAGGCACAACGGTCGCTGAACTAAAAAGCTTTGAAGAGGATCTCCAATTTATAATCTATCATCAACAAAATATAATCTCCACCACAGCCGCTCCGAAGCATCCTAAATCTAAAATGGAGCTGGTGCATGATGCATTAATCCTAGGTCTTCGTGATTATTTTCAAAAATCTGGTTTTAGAAAGGCAGTCTTAGGCCTATCGGGCGGACTGGATTCGGCTTTGGTTGCTGCCTTGGCCTGCGAGGCTCTCGGGGCCGATAATGTACTCGCCATATTGATGCCATCGGTTTATTCTTCCGACCATTCGATAAAAGATGCCATGGATCTGGTCGACAGTACTGGCTGCAAACATCGTATCGTTCCCATCAAAGATATTGCTAATGCCTACGAGCATAGCCTGGCCCCTCTTTTTGAGAATTTACAACCCGATACGACTGAGGAAAATATACAGG encodes the following:
- a CDS encoding FKBP-type peptidyl-prolyl cis-trans isomerase, whose protein sequence is MKKLLSPLFLGITAIAFLVISCSKSDDAPIYDAAAQFKTDSVALKNYVSQKYPDAQYNSETGIWYEILAEGTGNYQYKIVDTLNAKVFKVNPTVKYTGRLLNGSIFDQTGTDKTASFELLTNTGYNYPFESTLIPAWTFAFAPKKIGDVDLGGLTAKGLQKGAKIHIMAPSKFCYGNRAIGPIPANSPLDFVIEVVDIK
- a CDS encoding NAD+ synthase — encoded protein: MKIALAQLNYHIGNFEANTKKIVSAIHQAKEAAADLIIFAELAIGGYPAKDLLRNKAFKQQCDEAIHQIAAHCQDIACIIGAPVKNGDPEGKELYNSAVFIEHGIVKDVIKKGLLPDYDVFDEYRYFEPNRVYNCIELSGVKIALTICEDLWDDDEGGNSYVGDPMAELRKENPDLLINIAASPFSYTHFEERVNVLSQQVKKSGRPLIYVNQIGAHMDIIFDGRSIALNNEGTTVAELKSFEEDLQFIIYHQQNIISTTAAPKHPKSKMELVHDALILGLRDYFQKSGFRKAVLGLSGGLDSALVAALACEALGADNVLAILMPSVYSSDHSIKDAMDLVDSTGCKHRIVPIKDIANAYEHSLAPLFENLQPDTTEENIQARARAVILMAVSNKFGHILLNTSNKSEAAVGYGTLYGDMAGSISVIGDVYKSKAYDLARYINREREIIPINTIEKAPSAELRPDQKDSDSLPEYELLDKILFELIENEKSGSEVVAMGFEQSLVERICKLVNNAEFKRFQTPPILRISPKAFGPGRQIPLVAKYPY